One Micromonospora sp. WMMD812 genomic window carries:
- a CDS encoding sugar-binding protein, giving the protein MRNIIGKAVAVGAIAALALTACGSGRDEGTSGSGSEAKGFPANSLIGVALPAKTSENWVLAGDLFTNGLKEAGFQSDVQYAGASTTVADQQAQITAMVTKGAKVIVIGATDAAQLSTQVAAAHEAGAKVIAYDRLITNTPDLDYYVAFDNFKVGQLQGQALLDGMKAKKPNGPYNIELFSGSPDDNNAKVFFDGAMDVLKPEIDKGNVVVASKQTDVKQTAIQGWKAEGAQARMDQLLTSTYGNKELDGVLSPNDTLARAIITSVKGAGKPVPVVSGQDSEVESVKSIMAGEQYMTINKDTRNLVKQTIEMVKALQAGNTPQVNDTKSYNNGVKVVDTYLLPPVAVTKANAAEAYANDPKLSPLTK; this is encoded by the coding sequence ATGCGCAACATCATCGGCAAGGCGGTGGCCGTTGGCGCCATCGCGGCGCTTGCCCTCACCGCCTGCGGCTCCGGCCGTGACGAGGGCACCAGCGGCTCGGGCTCCGAGGCCAAGGGCTTCCCGGCCAACTCTCTGATCGGTGTGGCCCTCCCGGCCAAGACGTCGGAGAACTGGGTCCTCGCGGGCGACCTGTTCACCAACGGCCTCAAGGAGGCCGGCTTCCAGAGCGACGTGCAGTACGCGGGCGCGTCGACCACGGTCGCCGACCAGCAGGCCCAGATCACCGCCATGGTCACCAAGGGCGCCAAGGTCATCGTCATCGGCGCGACCGACGCCGCGCAGCTGTCGACCCAGGTCGCCGCGGCGCACGAGGCCGGCGCGAAGGTCATCGCGTACGACCGGCTGATCACCAACACGCCGGACCTCGACTATTACGTCGCGTTCGACAACTTCAAGGTCGGCCAGCTCCAGGGCCAGGCCCTGCTGGACGGCATGAAGGCCAAGAAGCCGAACGGCCCGTACAACATCGAGCTCTTCTCCGGCTCGCCGGACGACAACAACGCCAAGGTCTTCTTCGACGGCGCGATGGACGTGCTGAAGCCGGAGATCGACAAGGGCAACGTGGTCGTCGCCTCGAAGCAGACCGACGTGAAGCAGACCGCCATCCAAGGCTGGAAGGCCGAGGGTGCGCAGGCCCGCATGGACCAGCTGCTGACCTCGACCTACGGCAACAAGGAGCTGGACGGCGTCCTCTCCCCGAACGACACCCTCGCCCGGGCGATCATCACCTCGGTCAAGGGCGCCGGCAAGCCGGTCCCGGTCGTCAGCGGCCAGGACTCCGAGGTCGAGTCGGTCAAGTCGATCATGGCTGGCGAGCAGTACATGACCATCAACAAGGACACCCGCAACCTGGTCAAGCAGACCATCGAGATGGTCAAGGCCCTGCAGGCCGGTAACACCCCGCAGGTGAACGACACCAAGTCGTACAACAACGGTGTCAAGGTCGTCGACACCTACCTGCTCCCGCCGGTCGCCGTCACCAAGGCCAACGCGGCCGAGGCGTACGCCAACGACCCGAAGCTCTCGCCGCTCACCAAGTAA
- the mmsB gene encoding multiple monosaccharide ABC transporter permease, producing the protein MSRLKELQKNLFGGTTSNARQFGMIFTLVAIVVLFQILTDGLTLRSDNLIALFQQNSYILILAIGMLMVIVAGHIDLSVGSVAAITGILVAKAMAEWDLPWPVAIIFGLAIGAIIGAWQGFWVAYIGVPAFIVTLAGMLLFRGGNQFIGNANTIPVPEGFRVIGSGFLPEVGPNTGYNNLTLLLGLAGCVAVVWRELQARKTRRDMNADPIPMWISILRMAVMVGVLVFVSLRFASGRVGTSFPVSGIILVALVLAYSFYTRNTAGGRHIYALGGNARAAELSGVKLKRVNFYVMMNMSVLAALAGMIFVARSAASGPQDGNGWELDAIAAVFIGGAAVSGGIGTISGSIVGGLVMAVLNNGLQLMGVGTDRVQIIKGLVLLLAVALDVYNKRQGRFSVIGSITRSFRRDTPAAPPPTSDADREPAKAPVAG; encoded by the coding sequence ATGAGCCGACTGAAGGAACTCCAGAAGAACCTCTTCGGAGGAACCACCTCCAACGCCCGCCAGTTCGGGATGATCTTCACGCTGGTCGCGATCGTCGTCCTGTTCCAGATCCTGACGGACGGGCTGACGCTGCGGTCGGACAACCTGATCGCGCTCTTCCAGCAGAACTCGTACATCCTGATCCTGGCCATCGGCATGCTGATGGTGATCGTCGCCGGGCACATCGACCTCTCGGTCGGCTCGGTCGCCGCCATCACCGGCATCCTGGTCGCCAAGGCGATGGCCGAGTGGGACCTGCCCTGGCCGGTGGCCATCATCTTCGGCCTCGCCATCGGCGCGATCATCGGCGCCTGGCAGGGCTTCTGGGTCGCCTACATCGGGGTGCCGGCGTTCATCGTCACCCTGGCGGGCATGCTGCTCTTCCGCGGCGGCAACCAGTTCATCGGTAACGCGAACACCATCCCGGTGCCGGAGGGCTTCCGGGTGATCGGCTCCGGCTTCCTGCCCGAGGTCGGGCCGAACACCGGCTACAACAACCTCACGCTGCTGCTCGGCCTCGCGGGCTGCGTCGCGGTGGTGTGGCGGGAGCTCCAGGCCCGCAAGACCCGCCGGGACATGAACGCCGACCCGATCCCGATGTGGATCTCCATCCTGCGGATGGCGGTCATGGTCGGTGTGCTCGTCTTCGTCTCGCTCCGTTTCGCCAGCGGCCGCGTCGGCACCAGCTTCCCGGTGTCCGGCATCATCCTGGTCGCGCTGGTGCTCGCGTACTCGTTCTACACCCGCAACACCGCGGGCGGCCGGCACATCTACGCGCTGGGTGGCAACGCCCGTGCGGCGGAGCTGTCCGGCGTGAAGCTCAAGCGGGTCAACTTCTACGTCATGATGAACATGTCCGTCCTGGCCGCGCTGGCCGGCATGATCTTCGTGGCCCGTTCGGCGGCCTCCGGTCCGCAGGACGGCAACGGCTGGGAGCTGGACGCCATCGCCGCGGTCTTCATCGGCGGCGCGGCCGTCTCCGGCGGCATCGGCACCATCAGCGGCTCGATCGTCGGCGGTCTGGTCATGGCCGTGCTCAACAACGGCCTGCAGCTGATGGGTGTCGGCACCGACCGGGTCCAGATCATCAAGGGCCTGGTGCTGCTGCTGGCCGTCGCCCTCGACGTCTACAACAAGCGGCAGGGACGCTTCTCGGTCATCGGGAGCATCACCCGCTCGTTCCGCCGGGACACCCCGGCCGCACCACCTCCGACGTCCGACGCGGACCGCGAGCCCGCCAAGGCACCGGTGGCCGGCTGA
- the mmsA gene encoding multiple monosaccharide ABC transporter ATP-binding protein, which produces MNDAPILLEMRSITKEFPGVKALSDVNLVVRAGEIHAICGENGAGKSTLMKVLSGVYPYGSYDGDIVYQNAESRFSDIRSSEHAGIVIIHQELALIPHMSITENIFLGNEPRKRGAIDWKAANRMALDLMARVGLEEDPDTLIKDIGVGKQQLVEIAKAFAKDVKLLILDEPTAALNEEDSRHLLDLLRGFRERGITSIIISHKLNEIEAIADRITILRDGRTVETLDVRADGVDEDRIVRGMVGRELHSRFPDHTPKIGEVFFEVRDWTVRHPISAERLVAKHSNFVVRRGEIVGFAGLMGAGRTELAMSVFGRSYGVYESGTVHKDGKEIVLKSVADAIANGLAYVSEDRKAIGLNLLDDIKTSTVAAKLSKITHHGVLDEVEEYRAAEAYRRDLRIKAPTVDEGVNKLSGGNQQKVVLAKWMFTDPDLLILDEPTRGIDVGAKYEIYGIIQRLADQGKGVIVISSELPELIGLCDRIYTVSEGTITGEVARQDADPETLLKLMTSTKKMQTR; this is translated from the coding sequence ATGAACGACGCGCCGATCCTCCTGGAGATGCGATCCATCACCAAGGAGTTCCCCGGAGTCAAGGCTCTCTCCGACGTCAACCTCGTGGTGCGCGCCGGCGAGATCCACGCCATCTGCGGCGAGAACGGTGCGGGCAAGTCCACGCTGATGAAGGTGCTCAGCGGGGTCTACCCGTACGGCAGCTACGACGGCGACATCGTCTACCAGAACGCGGAAAGCCGCTTCTCGGACATCCGGAGCAGCGAGCACGCGGGCATCGTGATCATCCACCAGGAGCTCGCGCTGATCCCGCACATGTCGATCACCGAGAACATCTTCCTCGGCAACGAGCCGCGCAAGCGGGGCGCGATCGACTGGAAGGCCGCGAACCGGATGGCCCTGGACCTGATGGCCCGGGTCGGCCTCGAAGAGGACCCGGACACCCTGATCAAGGACATCGGTGTCGGCAAGCAGCAGCTGGTGGAGATCGCCAAGGCCTTCGCCAAGGACGTCAAGCTGCTCATCCTGGACGAGCCGACCGCCGCGCTGAACGAGGAGGACTCGCGGCACCTGCTCGACCTGCTGCGCGGCTTCCGTGAGCGCGGCATCACCTCGATCATCATCTCGCACAAGCTGAACGAGATCGAGGCGATCGCCGACCGGATCACCATCCTGCGCGACGGCCGGACCGTCGAGACGCTGGACGTCAGGGCCGACGGCGTCGACGAGGACCGGATCGTGCGGGGCATGGTCGGTCGGGAGCTGCACAGCCGGTTCCCGGACCACACCCCGAAGATCGGTGAGGTCTTCTTCGAGGTCCGGGACTGGACCGTCCGGCACCCGATCTCCGCCGAGCGGCTGGTCGCCAAGCACTCGAACTTCGTCGTACGCCGCGGCGAGATCGTCGGCTTCGCCGGCCTCATGGGCGCCGGTCGCACCGAGCTGGCCATGAGTGTGTTCGGTCGCTCGTACGGCGTGTACGAGTCCGGCACGGTGCACAAGGACGGCAAGGAGATCGTCCTGAAGTCGGTGGCGGACGCGATCGCCAACGGGCTCGCGTACGTCAGCGAGGACCGCAAGGCGATCGGCCTCAACCTGCTCGACGACATCAAGACGTCGACGGTGGCGGCGAAGTTGTCGAAGATCACGCACCACGGTGTGCTCGACGAGGTCGAGGAGTACCGGGCGGCCGAGGCGTACCGCCGGGACCTGCGGATCAAGGCCCCGACGGTCGACGAGGGCGTCAACAAGCTCTCCGGCGGCAACCAGCAGAAGGTCGTCCTGGCGAAGTGGATGTTCACGGACCCGGACCTGCTGATCCTCGACGAGCCGACGCGGGGTATCGACGTTGGTGCCAAGTACGAGATCTATGGCATCATCCAGCGGCTTGCGGACCAGGGGAAGGGCGTCATCGTCATCTCCTCGGAGCTGCCTGAGCTGATCGGTCTCTGCGACCGCATCTACACGGTGTCCGAAGGCACCATCACCGGCGAAGTCGCCCGCCAGGACGCGGACCCGGAAACCCTCCTGAAGCTGATGACCTCGACTAAGAAGATGCAGACACGATGA
- a CDS encoding M23 family metallopeptidase — protein sequence MTTGRSTSPHSDHRPRRRILRIVGVLGVLGALAVLVAVVVTVVPLLRPPGPRPLFQLPVACGETWQLGTYPGHDDYDVDLFPTEGEAWGRPVLASYAGEVTEAGINGSLGGRTPEDPDGPRGRGGGYWVKIDHGGRWETQYLHLLEPPLVRVGQRVAQGEQIGRVGSTGNSGAPHLHYEQRRGWDKVETHFDGEPSGITHDDREYTVTRTSNNCAAG from the coding sequence GTGACCACTGGCCGTTCGACCAGCCCCCACTCCGACCATCGCCCCAGGCGTCGTATCCTCCGGATCGTCGGCGTGCTCGGCGTGCTCGGCGCGCTCGCCGTCCTCGTGGCCGTCGTCGTGACCGTCGTGCCGCTGCTGCGCCCCCCGGGTCCCCGTCCGCTCTTCCAACTCCCCGTCGCCTGCGGCGAGACCTGGCAGCTCGGCACCTACCCCGGCCACGACGACTACGACGTCGACCTGTTCCCCACCGAGGGCGAGGCGTGGGGGAGGCCCGTGCTGGCCTCGTACGCCGGCGAGGTCACCGAGGCGGGCATCAACGGCTCGCTGGGCGGCCGTACCCCGGAGGACCCGGACGGCCCGCGCGGCCGTGGCGGCGGCTACTGGGTGAAGATCGACCACGGCGGCCGGTGGGAGACGCAGTACCTCCACCTGCTCGAACCGCCACTGGTGCGGGTCGGCCAGCGGGTCGCGCAGGGCGAGCAGATCGGGAGGGTGGGCAGCACCGGCAACTCCGGCGCGCCCCACCTGCACTACGAACAGCGCCGCGGCTGGGACAAGGTCGAGACCCACTTCGACGGCGAGCCGTCGGGCATCACGCACGACGACCGGGAGTACACCGTCACGCGGACGAGCAACAACTGCGCCGCCGGGTGA
- a CDS encoding ROK family transcriptional regulator, with protein MDPAKPSLELVRSLTDEHVLRALMRHRRLTRAELATRTGISRPTAGESVRRLTERGLVADTGERTPGGRGRGRVGSYYALTADAGTALAVSIAPEGVRAEVVDPYGDVLARTARTISRPARPTQVAAALRAAVVEIREAVGAAPRVAVVSAADPVHRATGRLVHLPDAPFLVGELDPVEILAPHVAGPVVVDNDVNWAARAERAGPGAEGLDDFAYLHLGEGLGCAVVTDGDVRRGHHGIAGEIAHVVTTGPKGEATAFIEVFGHLGLRRAGSTAVDVDRLLAATTAADARATAVRATVADAVCGVLAAVVALTDPTIVVIGGPWGGHPLLIDAIGAALGRARRPVPVRAAALTDEPALAGARNHALTSLRAAIVATAHRNPPPG; from the coding sequence GTGGATCCCGCCAAGCCGTCGCTGGAGCTGGTGCGGTCACTGACCGACGAGCACGTGCTGCGCGCACTCATGCGGCACCGGCGGCTGACCCGCGCGGAGCTGGCGACGCGGACCGGCATCTCGAGACCCACCGCGGGCGAGAGCGTGCGCCGGCTGACCGAACGCGGCCTGGTGGCGGACACCGGCGAGCGGACGCCGGGCGGCCGCGGCCGGGGTCGCGTGGGGTCGTACTACGCCCTCACCGCCGACGCCGGCACCGCGCTGGCGGTGAGCATCGCACCCGAGGGCGTCCGGGCCGAGGTGGTGGACCCCTACGGCGACGTGCTGGCGCGGACGGCGCGGACGATCAGCCGGCCGGCCCGCCCCACCCAGGTCGCCGCCGCGCTGCGGGCGGCGGTCGTCGAGATCCGCGAGGCCGTCGGCGCGGCACCGCGCGTCGCCGTCGTCAGTGCCGCCGACCCGGTGCACCGCGCCACCGGCCGGCTCGTCCACCTGCCCGACGCGCCCTTCCTCGTCGGCGAGCTCGATCCGGTCGAGATCCTCGCGCCGCACGTCGCCGGGCCGGTCGTCGTCGACAACGACGTGAACTGGGCCGCGCGGGCCGAGCGCGCGGGCCCCGGAGCGGAGGGCCTCGACGACTTCGCCTACCTCCACCTCGGTGAAGGACTGGGTTGCGCCGTCGTCACCGACGGCGACGTGCGACGCGGCCACCACGGCATCGCCGGCGAGATCGCGCACGTGGTCACCACCGGCCCGAAGGGCGAGGCGACCGCCTTCATCGAGGTGTTCGGCCACCTCGGCCTGCGCCGGGCCGGCTCGACGGCCGTCGACGTCGACCGTCTCCTCGCGGCGACCACCGCCGCCGACGCGCGGGCGACGGCCGTCCGCGCGACGGTGGCCGACGCGGTCTGCGGCGTCCTGGCCGCGGTCGTCGCGCTCACCGACCCGACGATCGTGGTCATCGGCGGTCCGTGGGGCGGCCACCCGCTGCTGATCGACGCCATCGGCGCGGCCCTCGGCCGCGCCCGCCGGCCGGTGCCGGTCCGCGCGGCGGCACTGACCGACGAACCCGCGCTGGCCGGTGCACGGAACCACGCCCTCACCAGCCTGCGGGCGGCCATCGTCGCGACCGCCCACCGGAATCCCCCGCCGGGGTGA
- a CDS encoding DUF1479 domain-containing protein, producing the protein MSAPAVPATSPLPALPHWEQTPTDLPAAIREVKAALRARIAASGRTVEEVFAVVERRVQAAVDEITAARARGEAIWPAIDYADIAAGTVPAAQVALLRRRGCLVVRGHFDRDQALRWDREIVDYVDGNRFFENYRGPGDDFFGSVGSKPEIYPIYWSPAQMQARQSDRMARVQAFLNSQWTHESDGVRWFDPDRDSLYPDRIRRRPEGADSNGLGTHLDPGTLDLWMTEAYQRAFRRLFDGTVEQYDPWDAAHRTAGPQYPGSTMCSAFRTFQGWTALSDMDHDQGVLHSVPIPEAMAYLMLRPLLSDVPDDDMCGVTVNQVFPASERWHPLLMRALTGIPDGDSVWWHCDMIHSVAPVRNQKGWGNVMYIPAAPWCPRNEAYAATVREAFRTGSSPGDFPAEHYERAWPDRFQPDQLNDTGRRGLGLA; encoded by the coding sequence GTGTCAGCCCCCGCCGTGCCCGCCACCAGTCCGTTGCCCGCCCTGCCGCATTGGGAGCAGACCCCGACCGACCTGCCGGCCGCGATCCGCGAGGTCAAGGCCGCGCTGCGCGCCCGCATCGCCGCCTCCGGCCGTACGGTCGAGGAGGTCTTCGCCGTCGTCGAGCGCCGCGTCCAGGCCGCTGTCGACGAGATCACCGCCGCCCGGGCGCGGGGTGAGGCGATCTGGCCCGCCATCGACTACGCCGACATCGCCGCCGGCACCGTGCCCGCCGCGCAGGTCGCGTTGCTGCGCCGGCGCGGGTGCCTCGTCGTGCGCGGGCACTTCGACCGCGACCAGGCCCTGCGCTGGGACCGCGAGATCGTCGACTACGTCGACGGCAACCGGTTCTTCGAGAACTACCGCGGGCCCGGCGACGACTTCTTCGGCAGCGTCGGCTCCAAGCCCGAGATCTACCCCATCTACTGGTCGCCGGCGCAGATGCAGGCCCGCCAGAGCGACCGGATGGCCCGGGTCCAGGCGTTCCTCAACAGCCAGTGGACGCACGAGTCCGACGGGGTGCGGTGGTTCGACCCCGACCGCGACTCGCTCTACCCCGACCGCATCCGCCGGCGCCCCGAGGGCGCCGACTCCAACGGCCTCGGCACCCACCTCGACCCCGGCACCCTCGACCTGTGGATGACCGAGGCCTACCAGAGGGCCTTCCGGCGCCTGTTCGACGGCACCGTCGAGCAGTACGACCCGTGGGACGCCGCGCACCGCACCGCCGGGCCGCAGTACCCGGGCAGCACCATGTGCTCCGCCTTCCGCACCTTCCAGGGCTGGACGGCCCTGTCCGACATGGACCACGATCAGGGTGTCCTGCACTCCGTCCCGATCCCCGAGGCCATGGCGTACCTGATGCTGCGGCCGCTGCTGAGCGACGTGCCCGACGACGACATGTGCGGTGTGACCGTCAACCAGGTGTTCCCGGCCAGCGAGCGGTGGCACCCGCTGCTGATGCGGGCCCTCACCGGCATCCCCGACGGCGACTCCGTCTGGTGGCACTGCGACATGATCCACAGTGTCGCGCCGGTCCGGAACCAGAAGGGCTGGGGCAACGTGATGTACATCCCCGCAGCGCCCTGGTGCCCCCGCAACGAGGCGTACGCGGCGACCGTGCGGGAAGCCTTCCGCACCGGCTCCAGCCCCGGCGACTTCCCCGCCGAGCACTACGAGCGCGCCTGGCCCGACCGCTTCCAGCCCGACCAGCTCAACGACACCGGCCGCCGCGGCCTCGGCCTGGCCTGA
- a CDS encoding ricin-type beta-trefoil lectin domain protein: MARRTAGVAPRRPRTRLAAALTAAVLALPASLMVGVHAAAAAAVGAITGYGGKCVDVAAASPANGTQVQLYACNGSTAQQWTVADDGMIRALGKCLDVAAAGTANGTRVQIYDCNGTAAQRWSSTGGQLVNANSGKCLDATGPSSADGTPLQIWTCTGAANQAWTLPSGGTPPPSGGFTHPGVLVSRGQLDFVRGRVQAGAQPWTSAFNQMMSSRYASLSRTPAPRSVVECGSYSNPNHGCTDEREDAIAAYTDALAWYVTGDARYAQKAIQIMDAWSATITAHTGSNAPLQTGWAGSVWPRAAEIIRYTYASWPNASRFATMLRTVYLPMVRNGSNSNGNWELTMMEAAVGITVFLEDRAAYDSAVARFLTRTRAFVYLPSDGALPYTTPGSGLDTSSEIINYWHGQSTFVAGLAQETCRDFTHTGYGISAISHVAETSRIQGQDLYPQVGERLRHALGFHSRYQLGEPAPPWLCGGSLTRGLGPITEVGYNALANRLGNAMTNTQTLTAQQRPAGSNNLFVAWETLTHGDNPN; encoded by the coding sequence ATGGCGCGACGAACGGCCGGGGTCGCTCCCCGCCGCCCCCGCACCCGGTTGGCCGCCGCACTCACCGCGGCCGTTCTCGCCCTGCCGGCGAGCCTGATGGTCGGCGTCCACGCGGCGGCCGCGGCCGCCGTCGGCGCCATCACCGGGTACGGCGGCAAGTGCGTCGACGTGGCCGCGGCGAGCCCCGCCAACGGCACGCAGGTGCAGCTGTACGCCTGCAACGGCAGCACCGCGCAGCAGTGGACGGTCGCCGACGACGGCATGATCCGGGCTCTCGGCAAGTGCCTCGACGTGGCGGCCGCCGGCACGGCCAACGGCACCCGGGTGCAGATCTACGACTGCAACGGCACCGCGGCGCAACGGTGGTCGTCCACCGGCGGGCAGCTGGTGAACGCCAACTCGGGCAAGTGCCTCGACGCGACCGGCCCCAGCTCCGCCGACGGCACCCCCCTGCAGATCTGGACCTGCACCGGCGCCGCGAACCAGGCCTGGACCCTGCCCAGCGGCGGCACCCCTCCCCCGTCGGGCGGCTTCACCCACCCCGGGGTGCTGGTCAGTCGCGGCCAGCTCGACTTCGTCCGCGGCCGGGTGCAGGCCGGCGCGCAGCCCTGGACGTCGGCCTTCAACCAGATGATGAGCAGCCGATACGCCTCCCTGTCCCGGACCCCGGCGCCCCGGTCGGTCGTCGAGTGCGGCTCCTACTCCAACCCCAACCACGGCTGCACCGACGAACGTGAGGACGCGATCGCCGCGTACACCGACGCGCTCGCCTGGTACGTCACCGGAGACGCCCGGTACGCCCAGAAGGCGATCCAGATCATGGACGCGTGGTCCGCCACGATCACCGCGCACACCGGCAGCAACGCGCCGTTGCAGACGGGGTGGGCCGGCTCGGTCTGGCCGCGGGCGGCCGAGATCATCCGCTACACGTACGCCAGCTGGCCCAACGCCAGCCGCTTCGCCACCATGCTCCGCACCGTCTACCTGCCAATGGTCCGCAACGGCTCGAACAGCAACGGCAACTGGGAACTGACCATGATGGAGGCCGCCGTCGGCATCACCGTGTTCCTCGAGGACCGGGCCGCCTACGACTCGGCGGTCGCCCGCTTCCTCACCCGGACCCGCGCGTTCGTCTACCTGCCCAGCGACGGGGCGCTGCCGTACACGACGCCCGGCAGCGGCCTGGACACCAGCAGCGAGATCATCAACTACTGGCACGGGCAGTCCACGTTCGTCGCCGGCCTCGCCCAGGAGACCTGCCGCGACTTCACCCACACCGGGTACGGCATCTCCGCCATCTCCCACGTCGCGGAGACCTCCCGCATCCAGGGACAGGACCTGTACCCGCAGGTCGGTGAGCGGCTGCGGCACGCCCTCGGCTTCCACTCCCGATACCAGCTCGGCGAGCCGGCGCCCCCCTGGCTGTGCGGCGGCAGCCTCACCCGGGGCCTCGGCCCGATCACCGAGGTCGGCTACAACGCGTTGGCGAACCGCCTGGGCAACGCGATGACCAACACCCAGACCCTCACGGCACAACAGCGCCCGGCCGGCAGCAACAACCTCTTCGTCGCCTGGGAGACGTTGACCCACGGCGACAACCCGAACTGA
- a CDS encoding alanine--tRNA ligase-related protein, translated as MTPEKIIGTFVDFYRERGHLLLPESSLVRPPDDPVLFTTSGMHPLTPYLEGRPHPLGRRLVNVQRCLRTTDLDEVGDPTHLTVFQMLGSWSLGDYDGPRSLRWGYDLLREGFGIDSDRLHATVFGGDEQVGPDTGSLEVWRELGVPVELTGPENWWSNGPTGPCGPDSEIFVWTGDTPPTGTPGTDGRWMEVWNHVQMRYHRHDDGHLSPLRQHNVDTGMGLERMEMVLRGGRSVFEGDGLRPWFRTVSGLWHLDEESLRRVCDHLRSSVVVLGDGVRPSNTGRGYVLRRLVRRTLTILWRDDPSRSLSDLPDEPFTRTLDRFGQGTDVGELRGLLLDEERRFRGLLRRGRPVVSRYRSRGPLSEEDYRYLHDTHGLPRDLVDGLLVETR; from the coding sequence ATGACACCCGAGAAGATCATCGGGACGTTCGTCGACTTCTACCGGGAGCGCGGTCACCTGCTCCTGCCGGAGAGCTCACTGGTCCGGCCACCGGACGATCCGGTGCTGTTCACGACCTCCGGGATGCATCCGCTGACCCCGTACCTGGAGGGGCGGCCCCACCCGCTGGGCCGGCGGCTGGTCAACGTCCAGCGCTGCCTGCGCACCACCGACCTGGACGAGGTCGGCGACCCCACCCACCTGACCGTCTTCCAGATGCTCGGGTCCTGGTCGCTGGGTGACTACGACGGCCCGCGGAGCCTGCGCTGGGGCTACGACCTGCTCCGGGAGGGCTTCGGCATCGACTCCGACCGCCTGCACGCCACCGTGTTCGGCGGCGACGAGCAGGTCGGGCCGGACACCGGTTCGCTGGAGGTCTGGCGGGAGCTCGGCGTGCCGGTGGAGTTGACCGGACCGGAGAACTGGTGGTCGAACGGCCCGACCGGGCCGTGCGGACCCGACTCGGAGATCTTCGTCTGGACCGGCGACACCCCACCGACCGGCACCCCCGGCACCGACGGGCGGTGGATGGAGGTGTGGAACCACGTGCAGATGCGCTACCACCGTCACGACGACGGCCACCTGTCGCCGTTGCGGCAGCACAACGTCGATACCGGCATGGGGCTGGAGCGCATGGAGATGGTGCTGCGGGGCGGTCGGTCGGTCTTCGAGGGCGACGGCCTCCGTCCCTGGTTCCGTACCGTCAGCGGCCTCTGGCACCTGGACGAGGAGTCGCTGCGTCGCGTCTGTGACCACCTCCGCTCCAGTGTGGTCGTCCTCGGCGACGGGGTACGCCCGTCGAACACGGGACGCGGTTACGTGCTGCGCCGGCTGGTCCGGCGGACGCTGACGATCCTGTGGCGGGACGACCCGTCGCGGAGCCTGTCCGACCTGCCGGACGAGCCGTTCACGCGGACGCTCGACCGCTTCGGGCAGGGCACCGACGTCGGTGAGCTGCGGGGTCTGCTCCTCGACGAGGAGCGGCGGTTCCGCGGGCTGCTGCGGCGCGGCCGCCCCGTCGTCTCCCGGTACCGGTCGCGGGGGCCGCTCAGCGAGGAGGACTACCGCTACCTGCACGACACCCACGGACTGCCGCGCGACCTCGTCGACGGGTTGCTGGTCGAGACGCGGTGA